The Cervus elaphus chromosome 12, mCerEla1.1, whole genome shotgun sequence genome includes a region encoding these proteins:
- the PARP6 gene encoding protein mono-ADP-ribosyltransferase PARP6 isoform X6 yields MDIKGQFWNDDDSEGDNESEEFLYGVQGSCAADLYRHPQLDADIEAVKEIYSENSVSIREYGTIDDVDIDLHINISFLDEEVSTAWKVLRTEPIVLRLRFSLSQYLDGPEPSIEVFQPSNKEGFGLGLQLKKILGMFTSQQWKHLSNDFLKTQQEKRHSWFKASGTIKKFRAGLSIFSPIPKSPSFPIIQDSMLKGKLGVPDLRVGRLMNRSISCTMKNPKVEVFGYPPSPQAGLLCPQHAGLPPPARTSPLVSGHCKNIPTLEYGFLVQIMKYAEQRIPTLNEYCVVCDEQHVFQNGSMLKPAVCTRELCVFSFYTLGVMSGAAEEVATGAEKKNYERLQKALDSVMSIREMTQGSYLEIKKQMDKLDPLAHPLLQWIISSNRSHIVKLPLSRQLKFMHTSHQFLLLSSPPAKEARFRTAKKLYGSTFAFHGSHIENWHSILRNGLVNASYTKLQLHGAAYGKGIYLSPISSISFGYSGMGKGQHRMPSKDELVQRYNRMNTIPQTRSIQSRFLQSRNLNCIALCEVITSKDLQKHGNIWVCPVSDHVCTRFFFVYEDGQVGDANINTQDPKIQKEIMRVIGTQVYTN; encoded by the exons ATG GACATCAAAGGCCAGTTCTGGAATGATGATGATTCAGAGGGAGACAATGAATCAGAGGAATTTCTCTATGGAGTTCAG GGAAGCTGTGCAGCTGACCTATATCGGCACCCACAGCTGGATGCAGACATTGAAGCTGTGAAGGAGATCTACAGTGAGAACTCTGTATCCATCAG AGAATATGGAACTATCGATGACGTGGACATTGACCTCCACATCAACATCAGCTTCCTTGAT GAGGAAGTTTCTACAGCCTGGAAGGTCCTCCGGACAGAACCTATTGTGTTGAGGCTGCGGTTTTCTCTCTCCCAGTACCTTGATGGACCGG aACCGTCAATTGAAGTTTTCCAGCCATCAAATAAGGAAGGATTTGGGCTGGGTCTTCAGTTGAAAAA AATCCTGGGTATGTTTACATCCCAACAATGGAAACATCTCAGCAACGATTTCTTAAAGACCCAGCAGGAGAAGAGGCACAGCTGGTTCAAGGCAAGTGGTACCATCAAGAAGTTCCGAGCTGGCCTCAGCATCTTCTCACCCATCCCCAA GTCTCCCAGTTTCCCTATCATACAGGACTCCATGCTGAAAGGCAAACTGGGTGTTCCAGACCTTCGAGTTGGACGCCTCATGAACCGTTCCATTTCCTGCACCATGAAGAACCCCAAAGTGGAGGTGTTTGGctaccctcccagcccccaggcaggtctcctgtgtccccagcacgcgggcctccctcccccagcacgGACCTCTCCTTTG GTCAGTGGTCATTGCAAGAACATCCCCACTCTGGAATATGGATTCCTTGTTCAG ATCATGAAATATGCAGAGCAGAGAATCCCAACATTGAATGAGTACTGTGTTGTATGTGATGAGCAGCATGTCTTCCAGAATGGGTCCATGCTCAAG CCAGCCGTCTGTACTCGTGAACTGTGCGTTTTCTCCTTCTACACGCTGGGAGTCATGTCTGGAGCTGCAGAGGAGGTGGCCACTGGAGCAGAG AAGAAGAATTATGAGCGACTGCAGAAAGCTCTGGATAGTGTGATGTCCATCCGGGAGATGACCCAG GGCTCATATCTGGAAATCAAGAAGCAGATGGACAAGCTGGATCCCCTGGCCCATCCTCTCCTGCAGTG GATCATCTCTAGCAACAGGTCACACATTGTCAAACTACCTCTCAGCAGG CAGCTGAAGTTCATGCACACCTCACACCAGTTCCTCCTGCTGAGCAGCCCTCCTGCCAAGGAGGCTCGGTTCCGGACCGCCAAGAAGCTCTATGGCAGCACCTTTGCCTTCCA TGGGTCCCACATTGAGAACTGGCATTCGATCCTGCGCAATGGGCTGGTCAATGCATCCTACACCAAACTGCAG CTGCATGGAGCAGCCTATGGCAAAGGCATCTACCTGAGCCCCATCTCCAGTATTTCCTTTGGATACTCAG GAATGGGAAAAGGACAGCACAGGATGCCCTCCAAAGATGAGCTCGTCCAGAGATACAACAGAATGAATACCATCCCCCAG ACCCGATCCATTCAGTCAAGGTTCCTGCAGAGTCGGAATCTAAATTGTATAGCACTTTGTGAAG TGATTACATCTAAGGACCTCCAGAAGCATGGGAACATCTGGGTGTGCCCTGTGTCCGACCATGTCTGCACACGGTTCTTCTTTGT ATATGAGGATGGTCAGGTGGGCGATGCCAACATTAATACTCAGGACCCCAAGATACAGAAGGAAATCATGCGTGTGATCGGAACTCAGGTTTACACAAACTGA